GGTGTATCATCTCCGCCGGATTTGGAGTGCTCTCCTCCAGTACGGAGATTCCCTCCTACGAGTGCACATTTAACGAGATTGAGCAGGTTCGAGACCTCGCCGAAGGGTGTAACGCCGCCGCAGAGAACGCCCCGTTGACCGCGTGAGCGACGGTGTGAGTAGCGCTTCCGGGGTCGATCGTTCCGAGGGCTTTTGTTGCTTCTTCGCGTAGTAACGGTGATGCGAGAAACAGAGGCTGACCGGTCTCAGACCGTTCGACGACGCGATTTTCTGGCTGCCGGTGGCGCGACCGCTGCGGTCGGACTGAGCGGGTGTCTCGATGCGGTCGGACAGTCGGGCGGCGGCGACGGAACGCTCCGGGTATCGGCTTGGAGCGGCACGAACGAAACCGTCTTTCGCGAGGTCATCAAGCCCCGTTACGAGGCCGAGACGGGCAACACGCTTGAGGTGACGGGCAACTGGCAGGGGATCCTCTCCAAGATCCGGCAGTCGCCCGCGGACGACCCGCCCTTCGACGTGACCGTCGGCGTGGGTCGGACGAACTATCTCGGGCAGCAGGACGACCTCTGGGAGCCGGTCGACTACGATCGGCTCTCGAACGCCGAGGGAATCAAACCGCGGCTCCGCGAGTTCCAGATGGCCGAGGTCGGCGTTCCGGTCGCTTACGGCGTCCACGCCTACGTCTACAACGAGGACGCCGCGTCGTGGACGCCCGAGTCCTGGAGCGACGTGCAGTCTCCCGAGGCCGAGGGGATCGCGCTCCCCAGCGACTTCTGGCTCAAGCTGTTCATGATGGCGGCGCTGTTGGAGGACGACGAGCCGATGGCCGACGAGGTGTACGACCGACGGTACATGGACGCGCTTTTCGAGACCATCGAAGGGCTCCCGGTGTCGACGTTCTACCAGGGGACCCAGCAGCTCTGGACCGCTCTCGGCGAGGGGCTGGCCGATGTCGGGCACTACTTTTTCGCGTACGGGCTCAAGCGCGCGGAGACGACCGACGAGTACCCGATCGGCGTCACCGTCCCGGAGCCGACGACGGGATACGTCGACTACTACCAGATCGTCCGCGGTACGGACAACGTCGACATGGCCCACGAGTTCATCGACTTCCTGCTCGACCCGGACACGCAGAGCGCCTACGCCGAGGAGTTCAACCTGGGGTTCTCTCACGAGGAGACGACCTACCCCGACCAGACCGCGACGCAGCTCCCGACGACGAACGACGAGCTCGACAGCGTGGCGTTTCAGAACTTCGCCGGCGTCGCCGACTTCTCCGGCGAGATGAACGAGCGGTTCCGCACGTTCGTCCAAGACAACTGAGCATGTCGGGGCTCGAACTCGACGGGGTGGCCGTCGCGTACGGCGACACGACCGCCGTCGAAGACCTCTCGCTGTCGGTCGAGTCGGGGGAACTGTTCTGTCTGCTCGGGCCGAGCGGCTCGGGGAAATCGACCGTCCTACGCGCCATCGCGGGGTTCGAGACCCCGGATCGCGGGCGGGTCACCATCGGCACCGACACCGTGACCGATGCCCCGCCGTACGACCGCGACTGCTCGATGGTGTTCCAAGACTGGGCGCTGTTCCCCCAGCAGACGGTCCTCGAAAACGTCGCGTTCGGGCCGAAGATGGACGGCGTAGACCGCGAGACCCGCGAGGCGCGGGCCCGAGAGATGCTCGAACTGGTCGAGATGACCGGCCACGAGAGCGATCGGCCGGCGGAGCTGAGCGGCGGGCAGAAACAGCGGGTCGCCCTCGCCCGCTCGCTGGCCGTCGACCCCGAGCTGCTGTTGCTCGACGAGCCGCTGTCGAACCTCGACCGAAAGCTCCGAGAGACGATGCAGCTCGAATTAAAACGCATCCACGACCGAGTCGGGACGACGATGGTCTACGTCACCCACGACCAAGACGAGGCGTTCACGCTCGCCGACCGCATGGCCGTCATGAACGAGGGGCGGCTCGTGCAGGTCGACGTGCCCGAACGCGTGTACGACGACCCGGCAGACCGGTTCGTCGAGTCCTTCCTGGGAACGACGAACTTCGTCGCCGCCACCGTCGAACGCGCGGGCGATTGCCCGCGCCTCTCGACGCCGATGGGGCTGGCCTTCGAGGCGCCGATCGACGGCGAGGGGCTCGCCCGCGGCGACGACGTGACCGTCTCGCTCCGGCCGGAACGGCTCGCGGTGTCGGCCGGATCGGCCCCTGCAGCCGTCGACGGCGGCGTCTCGGCGCGGTCCGGCGGCGCCGGGCGCGTCGCGGCGACCGGCACCGTCGTCGAGACGATCCACCGCGGCTCCGACGTGCGGGTCCGCCTCTCGGTCGGCGACGCGGAGCTGTTCGTCGAGCAGTCGGCCGCGGCCGCGGTCCGGCTCTCGCCCGGTGACGACGTGACGGTCGAGTTCGCGCCGGCCGACGCGACCTATTTCGACGCGACGGGGGGACGGTGTCGCTGAGCGACGCCCGGTCGGCGCTGGGGGCGCCGTCGCTGAGCGGTCGCTGGCGGACCGTCGCGCTCCTGCTCCCGCTCGCGGCGCTCAACACCGCGGTGTTCCTCGTCCCGATGGCCTATCTGCTCCGGCTCAGTTTCACCGCCAGGACGCCGCAGGGGGCCTTCGTCGAGGGGTCGCTGTCGCTCGACGGCTACCGCTACGTCGCCGAGACGCCGCTCGTTCACGACATCTTCGGGTTCACGCTGCTCTTCGGCGTGCTGGTGACGGCGCTGGCCGTCCTCGTCTCGGTCCTGTACGCCTACGCGGCGTGGCGCGCCGCCGGCGGCTGGCGCGCGCTCCTCCTCGGCGGGGCGGTCCTCTCGCTTTTCACCACCATCGTGGTGAAGCTGTTCGCCGTGGTGCTGGTGTTCTCGCCGCGGGGCGTGCTCAACGACGCGCTGACCGAGCTGGGAGTGATCGGCTCGCCGCTGTTGCTGATCGACAACCTCGCCGGGGCGGTCATCGCGCAGCTCTATATCGTCGTCCCGTACGGCGTCCTCGCCGTGTACGCGGTGCTCTCGACGCTCGACGACCGGCAGGTCGAGGCCGCGCTCGACCTCGGCGCCGACCGGCCGCGCGTGTTCCGCGAAGTCGTCCTCCCGCACGCGCGGC
This genomic window from Halorubrum sp. PV6 contains:
- a CDS encoding ABC transporter permease, producing the protein MSLSDARSALGAPSLSGRWRTVALLLPLAALNTAVFLVPMAYLLRLSFTARTPQGAFVEGSLSLDGYRYVAETPLVHDIFGFTLLFGVLVTALAVLVSVLYAYAAWRAAGGWRALLLGGAVLSLFTTIVVKLFAVVLVFSPRGVLNDALTELGVIGSPLLLIDNLAGAVIAQLYIVVPYGVLAVYAVLSTLDDRQVEAALDLGADRPRVFREVVLPHARPGIAVAGIISFTWSVGAYPAPLLLGSGSEQTTAILVSQLLLTDFDWPAAAAVAVVTVSLVLTTLLLGLRRLGSGGELLG
- a CDS encoding ABC transporter ATP-binding protein — protein: MSGLELDGVAVAYGDTTAVEDLSLSVESGELFCLLGPSGSGKSTVLRAIAGFETPDRGRVTIGTDTVTDAPPYDRDCSMVFQDWALFPQQTVLENVAFGPKMDGVDRETREARAREMLELVEMTGHESDRPAELSGGQKQRVALARSLAVDPELLLLDEPLSNLDRKLRETMQLELKRIHDRVGTTMVYVTHDQDEAFTLADRMAVMNEGRLVQVDVPERVYDDPADRFVESFLGTTNFVAATVERAGDCPRLSTPMGLAFEAPIDGEGLARGDDVTVSLRPERLAVSAGSAPAAVDGGVSARSGGAGRVAATGTVVETIHRGSDVRVRLSVGDAELFVEQSAAAAVRLSPGDDVTVEFAPADATYFDATGGRCR
- a CDS encoding PotD/PotF family extracellular solute-binding protein, with the protein product MRETEADRSQTVRRRDFLAAGGATAAVGLSGCLDAVGQSGGGDGTLRVSAWSGTNETVFREVIKPRYEAETGNTLEVTGNWQGILSKIRQSPADDPPFDVTVGVGRTNYLGQQDDLWEPVDYDRLSNAEGIKPRLREFQMAEVGVPVAYGVHAYVYNEDAASWTPESWSDVQSPEAEGIALPSDFWLKLFMMAALLEDDEPMADEVYDRRYMDALFETIEGLPVSTFYQGTQQLWTALGEGLADVGHYFFAYGLKRAETTDEYPIGVTVPEPTTGYVDYYQIVRGTDNVDMAHEFIDFLLDPDTQSAYAEEFNLGFSHEETTYPDQTATQLPTTNDELDSVAFQNFAGVADFSGEMNERFRTFVQDN